A genomic region of Psychrobacter sp. M13 contains the following coding sequences:
- a CDS encoding 2-oxoglutarate dehydrogenase E1 component, producing MNSITKQANDSGHTELAADNAHYIEALYEQFLTDPTSVDTEWQNYFKQYQSPNDAHHNAIQDQYLLLARNQTANKRSAASNTNSNVDSANCADPKQMGVQQLISAYRRRGHRRAQLDPLGLHPRPEVEDLSLAYHGLAESDLDTIYPTSDLNIGKSEAPLREIIEVMERVYCRYIGTEYMHVTSSTEKRWMEKYLESNLGHIDFDKEKRLAILESLTAAEGLEKYLARKYTGVKRFGLEGGESFIPAVNEIIQRAGSYGTKEMVIGMAHRGRLNLLINVLGKNPADLFDEFDGKVQPEKGSGDVKYHNGYSSNVMTPGGEAHLALAFNPSHLEIVSPVLEGSVRARQVRRNDTDGNLVLPIVVHGDAAFAGQGVVQETFQMSQTRAYTTGGTVHIVINNQVGFTTSRQEDARSTEYCTDVAKMVHAPILHVNGDDPESVVFAAQLALDYRHEFGKDIILDLFCYRRNGHNEADEPSATQPLMYAVIKKLDTTRTIYVQKLVEAGVISEAEAVEYEDEYRESLDRGEYVVNSLVFEPSEELFVDWKPYLGHELQDDWDTSVDIEKLKSYGRKMAEMPEGYKLQRQVGKVVEQRLAMQTGEEPLNWGAAETLAYASLVDNDDIMVRITGEDVGRGTFSHRHSELYNINDGSMYVPLAHVSDTQARFATYNSLLSEEAVLAFEYGYATTVPNAVVIWEAQFGDFVNGAQVVIDQFIASGETKWQRVCGLTMLLPHGFEGQGPEHSSARLERFLQLCAEDNMQVITPTTPAQIFHALRRQGVRPIRKPLIVMSPKSLLRHKLATSELNELANGKFETVLPEIDKQDASKVTRLVLCGGKVYYDLLEQRRALGLDHVAIVRIEQLYPLPEARLVDEIEKYSNLKEIVWTQEEPLNQGAWYYLAPDMFRIVVPHPTKAKLIEPVARPASAAPATGSAKLHVQQQQALIAGGLGIEVDQLAK from the coding sequence ATGAATAGTATAACCAAACAAGCAAATGATTCAGGACACACTGAACTCGCCGCTGATAACGCCCATTATATTGAAGCCCTTTATGAGCAGTTCTTAACCGACCCTACTAGTGTCGATACAGAATGGCAAAACTACTTTAAACAGTATCAATCGCCAAATGACGCTCATCATAATGCCATTCAAGATCAGTATCTTTTATTAGCACGTAACCAAACGGCGAATAAGAGATCTGCTGCCTCTAACACCAATAGTAACGTTGATTCGGCAAACTGTGCTGACCCTAAACAGATGGGTGTACAACAACTCATTTCTGCTTATCGTCGCCGTGGTCATCGCCGCGCTCAGCTTGATCCTTTAGGTTTGCATCCTCGCCCTGAGGTTGAAGATTTAAGCTTGGCTTATCATGGTCTAGCAGAATCAGATTTAGATACTATTTATCCTACCAGTGACTTAAATATCGGTAAGTCTGAAGCGCCATTACGTGAGATCATTGAGGTCATGGAGCGTGTTTATTGCCGTTACATTGGCACTGAGTATATGCATGTCACTAGCAGTACCGAAAAGCGCTGGATGGAAAAGTACTTAGAGAGCAATTTAGGTCATATTGATTTTGATAAAGAAAAGCGCTTAGCTATTCTTGAGAGCTTGACAGCTGCTGAGGGTTTAGAGAAGTATTTGGCTCGTAAATATACGGGCGTAAAACGTTTTGGTCTAGAAGGTGGTGAGAGCTTTATACCTGCCGTTAATGAGATCATCCAACGTGCTGGCAGCTACGGTACTAAAGAGATGGTTATCGGTATGGCGCATCGCGGTCGTCTTAATTTATTGATAAACGTTTTAGGTAAAAATCCAGCTGATTTATTTGATGAATTCGATGGTAAAGTACAACCAGAAAAAGGCTCAGGCGACGTCAAATACCATAATGGTTACTCATCAAATGTGATGACGCCGGGTGGCGAGGCACATTTAGCCTTGGCCTTTAATCCCTCGCATCTTGAGATTGTATCGCCAGTATTAGAAGGTTCAGTACGTGCGCGTCAAGTTCGCCGTAACGATACCGATGGCAATCTAGTATTACCTATTGTCGTCCATGGTGATGCTGCTTTTGCTGGTCAAGGTGTGGTACAAGAGACCTTCCAGATGTCACAAACCCGTGCCTATACTACAGGTGGCACGGTACATATTGTGATCAACAACCAAGTTGGCTTCACAACCAGCCGTCAAGAAGACGCGCGCTCAACAGAGTATTGTACTGATGTTGCAAAAATGGTGCATGCACCTATTTTACATGTTAATGGCGATGATCCAGAATCAGTGGTATTTGCTGCGCAGTTGGCATTAGATTATCGTCATGAGTTCGGTAAAGATATTATTCTCGACTTGTTCTGCTATCGTCGTAACGGTCATAACGAAGCTGATGAGCCATCAGCGACTCAGCCACTTATGTATGCAGTGATAAAAAAGTTAGACACTACTCGTACAATATATGTGCAAAAGCTAGTCGAGGCAGGCGTTATTAGTGAAGCTGAAGCAGTTGAATACGAAGATGAGTATCGTGAGTCATTGGATCGTGGTGAATACGTCGTTAATTCATTAGTGTTTGAGCCAAGTGAAGAGCTGTTTGTCGATTGGAAACCTTATCTAGGTCATGAATTACAAGATGATTGGGATACAAGCGTCGATATCGAAAAATTAAAATCTTATGGTCGCAAAATGGCTGAAATGCCTGAAGGCTATAAGTTACAGCGTCAAGTAGGTAAAGTTGTTGAACAGCGCTTAGCAATGCAAACTGGTGAAGAGCCATTGAACTGGGGTGCTGCTGAAACTTTAGCTTATGCCTCTTTAGTCGACAACGATGATATTATGGTGCGTATTACTGGCGAAGATGTCGGTCGTGGTACTTTCTCACATCGTCATAGCGAGCTATACAATATCAATGATGGCAGCATGTATGTGCCATTGGCTCATGTCAGTGATACTCAAGCTCGTTTCGCTACTTATAACTCTCTATTATCAGAAGAGGCGGTACTTGCTTTTGAGTATGGGTATGCCACTACAGTTCCTAATGCAGTGGTTATTTGGGAAGCGCAGTTTGGTGATTTTGTTAATGGCGCGCAAGTCGTTATCGATCAGTTTATCGCTAGTGGTGAGACCAAATGGCAGCGCGTTTGCGGCTTGACTATGTTATTGCCACACGGCTTTGAAGGTCAAGGCCCTGAGCATTCTTCAGCACGTCTTGAGCGCTTCTTACAGCTATGTGCTGAAGATAATATGCAAGTGATTACCCCAACGACGCCTGCGCAAATATTTCATGCGCTACGTCGCCAAGGGGTGCGCCCGATCCGTAAGCCTCTGATTGTTATGTCGCCTAAGAGCTTGTTACGTCATAAGCTTGCCACCTCAGAGCTAAATGAATTAGCCAATGGTAAGTTTGAGACTGTCTTGCCAGAGATTGATAAGCAAGATGCTAGCAAAGTCACACGTTTAGTATTATGTGGCGGTAAGGTCTATTATGACCTACTTGAGCAGCGCCGTGCTTTGGGTCTAGATCATGTGGCTATCGTGCGTATTGAACAATTGTATCCATTACCAGAAGCGCGTTTGGTTGATGAGATCGAAAAGTATAGCAATCTTAAAGAGATTGTTTGGACACAAGAAGAGCCATTAAACCAAGGCGCTTGGTACTACCTAGCTCCAGATATGTTCCGTATTGTTGTGCCACATCCAACTAAGGCTAAGTTGATTGAGCCAGTAGCACGTCCTGCTAGTGCAGCTCCTGCAACAGGTTCAGCGAAGCTACATGTGCAGCAGCAGCAAGCGTTAATCGCAGGTGGTCTTGGTATTGAAGTAGATCAATTGGCTAAATAG
- the odhB gene encoding 2-oxoglutarate dehydrogenase complex dihydrolipoyllysine-residue succinyltransferase has product MAEIKAPVFPESVADGTIVEWHVTEGQQVSRDDLLAEIETDKVVLEVVAPDNGVVTKIVKQVDDIVLSDELIGEFEAGATAEAGSAHAVDPDQPAAPVQQKETGYGDTPSRPNAPEADHKDQSPAVRKAAKESGVDPKDVEGSGRGGRVTKGDMASPTLKADSSIKTDSGKVVAESTGERSESRVPMTRLRKTVANRLLAASQETAMLTTFNEVNMKPLMDMRAKYKEQFEKRHGTRLGFMSLFIKAATEALKRFPAVNASLDGDDIVYHGYYDIGVAVSSNRGLVVPVLRDTDQMSMADVEAKIREFGGKAQEGKLGLDDMIGGTFTISNGGVFGSLMSTPILNPPQTAILGMHAINDRPMAVNGEVKILPMMYLALSYDHRMIDGKEAVQFLVTIKELVEDPTMLLLDL; this is encoded by the coding sequence ATGGCTGAGATTAAAGCCCCCGTGTTTCCAGAATCGGTTGCCGATGGCACAATCGTTGAATGGCATGTCACTGAAGGTCAGCAAGTTAGCCGTGACGACCTACTAGCCGAAATCGAAACTGATAAGGTAGTATTAGAAGTCGTTGCACCTGACAATGGTGTCGTTACTAAGATCGTCAAGCAAGTCGATGATATTGTATTATCTGATGAGCTTATTGGTGAGTTTGAAGCGGGTGCTACCGCTGAAGCTGGCTCTGCTCATGCTGTTGATCCAGATCAGCCTGCTGCCCCTGTTCAACAAAAAGAAACGGGTTACGGCGATACACCAAGTCGTCCAAATGCTCCTGAAGCTGATCATAAAGATCAAAGCCCAGCAGTACGCAAAGCCGCAAAAGAGTCAGGCGTAGATCCTAAAGATGTCGAGGGCAGTGGTCGTGGTGGTCGAGTCACTAAAGGCGATATGGCAAGCCCAACTCTAAAAGCTGATAGTAGTATCAAGACTGACAGTGGTAAGGTTGTTGCAGAGTCAACGGGTGAGCGCAGTGAGAGCCGCGTACCTATGACGCGTCTACGTAAGACAGTTGCCAATCGCTTATTAGCAGCTTCTCAAGAAACTGCAATGCTAACTACGTTTAACGAAGTCAATATGAAGCCGTTGATGGATATGCGTGCTAAATATAAAGAGCAGTTCGAAAAACGCCATGGCACACGTTTAGGCTTTATGTCGTTATTCATAAAAGCGGCGACTGAAGCGTTGAAACGTTTCCCAGCGGTTAATGCTTCATTGGACGGTGATGACATCGTTTATCATGGTTACTATGACATCGGTGTTGCGGTATCTTCTAATCGTGGTCTAGTAGTACCAGTACTGCGTGATACCGATCAAATGAGTATGGCTGATGTTGAAGCCAAAATTCGTGAGTTCGGTGGCAAAGCACAAGAAGGTAAACTTGGTCTAGACGATATGATCGGTGGTACATTCACTATCTCTAACGGTGGCGTATTCGGATCACTCATGTCAACGCCTATCTTGAACCCGCCACAAACGGCTATCTTAGGTATGCATGCCATTAACGATCGCCCAATGGCAGTTAATGGTGAAGTTAAAATCTTGCCAATGATGTATCTTGCATTGTCTTATGATCACCGTATGATTGATGGTAAAGAAGCGGTACAGTTCTTAGTAACCATTAAAGAATTGGTTGAAGACCCAACTATGCTACTTTTAGATCTTTAA